One window of the Armatimonadota bacterium genome contains the following:
- the dprA gene encoding DNA-protecting protein DprA: protein MGPVKLESVMRSLGSRGYPTDPKAFFEHRSDLTEAERHKLTDSSLKRASDAAKAGAWCLPRSRFGPRLSHSKVPCVFGWGDRTLLDGPIVAIVGTRGASVYGLAAAQKFAEALSDSGVCIASGGALGIDASAHEAVLKQGGKTLAVMPCGLDVAYPAVHRPLYNRIRESGLLLSQFAFGVMPRKVSFLERNRLIAALSDGVLIVEAPEHSGSLSVAHEAAELGKQVFVVPANISMLGFRGSHALIRSGAALVDHPDQILADLGIERRPASRTSKPDPGGLSSKILKALTVEPQSAEKIAAACGQEAGAILAELTMLELEGTVIRAPGGYALRP, encoded by the coding sequence ATGGGTCCTGTCAAACTGGAAAGCGTGATGCGAAGCTTGGGGTCGAGGGGCTATCCCACCGACCCCAAGGCCTTTTTTGAGCACCGTTCAGACCTGACGGAGGCGGAACGCCACAAGCTCACGGATTCCAGCCTCAAGCGAGCATCCGACGCGGCAAAGGCGGGCGCTTGGTGCCTGCCTCGATCTCGGTTTGGTCCGAGGCTCTCTCATTCAAAGGTTCCGTGCGTGTTCGGGTGGGGTGATCGAACGTTGCTCGATGGGCCCATCGTTGCGATTGTGGGCACTCGAGGAGCCTCGGTGTATGGCCTTGCAGCGGCTCAGAAGTTCGCCGAAGCTCTGTCAGACTCGGGAGTCTGCATCGCCAGCGGCGGGGCGCTCGGGATCGATGCCTCGGCGCACGAGGCGGTCCTAAAGCAAGGGGGCAAGACCCTCGCCGTGATGCCTTGTGGGCTCGACGTGGCGTATCCGGCAGTTCACCGGCCGCTCTACAACCGCATCCGGGAAAGCGGTCTGCTGCTCTCGCAATTTGCATTTGGAGTGATGCCGCGCAAGGTGTCGTTTCTTGAGCGCAATCGGCTGATCGCCGCACTCTCCGACGGGGTGCTTATCGTGGAGGCGCCGGAGCATTCGGGTTCGCTTAGCGTGGCCCACGAGGCCGCCGAACTGGGGAAGCAGGTGTTCGTCGTGCCCGCGAATATCTCCATGCTGGGGTTTCGAGGATCCCATGCCTTGATCCGGTCTGGCGCGGCCCTCGTCGACCATCCCGACCAAATCCTCGCCGACTTGGGGATTGAGAGACGTCCTGCGAGCCGCACGTCGAAGCCCGATCCAGGTGGGCTCTCTTCGAAGATTCTCAAGGCGCTGACCGTAGAGCCGCAGTCTGCTGAGAAGATCGCGGCGGCATGTGGGCAGGAGGCGGGCGCGATTCTGGCGGAATTGACCATGCTGGAACTTGAGGGAACGGTCATCCGCGCTCCGGGCGGATACGCCCTCCGACCGTAA